One window of Campylobacter sp. RM12651 genomic DNA carries:
- the rpsM gene encoding 30S ribosomal protein S13, with protein MARIAGVDLPKKKRIEYGLTYIYGIGLFTSRKILAAVGIDPNKRVYELSEDEAANIRKEIQEHYLVEGDLRKQVAMDIKALMDLGSYRGLRHRKGLPVRGQKTKTNARTRKGKRKTVGAKA; from the coding sequence ATGGCTCGTATTGCAGGTGTTGATTTACCAAAGAAAAAAAGAATTGAATATGGCTTAACTTATATCTATGGTATAGGTTTATTTACTTCACGCAAAATTTTAGCAGCAGTTGGAATAGATCCAAACAAGCGTGTATATGAATTAAGCGAAGATGAAGCAGCAAATATTCGTAAAGAAATCCAAGAACATTATTTAGTTGAGGGTGATTTAAGAAAACAAGTTGCTATGGACATTAAAGCTTTAATGGATTTAGGTTCATATCGTGGTTTAAGACATAGAAAAGGTTTACCAGTGCGTGGTCAAAAAACTAAAACAAATGCTAGAACTCGCAAAGGTAAGAGAAAAACCGTTGGTGCAAAAGCGTAA
- the rplQ gene encoding 50S ribosomal protein L17, giving the protein MRHGHGYRKLGRTSTHRAALLKNLSIAIIKNGKIETTLEKAKELRSYIEKLITRARVGDFNAHRAVFAALQDKECTNKLVNEIAPNYKERNGGYTRIIKTRTRRGDAATLAYIELV; this is encoded by the coding sequence ATGAGACACGGACATGGATATAGAAAGCTAGGTCGTACTAGCACTCATCGTGCAGCTTTACTAAAGAATTTAAGCATTGCAATTATCAAAAATGGTAAGATTGAAACAACTTTAGAAAAAGCTAAAGAATTAAGATCATACATTGAAAAACTAATCACTCGTGCAAGAGTTGGAGATTTTAACGCTCATAGAGCAGTATTTGCAGCTTTACAAGACAAAGAATGCACAAATAAATTAGTAAATGAAATAGCTCCAAATTACAAAGAAAGAAATGGTGGCTATACAAGAATTATTAAAACAAGAACTCGCCGTGGTGATGCGGCTACTTTAGCTTATATTGAGCTAGTATAA
- a CDS encoding DNA-directed RNA polymerase subunit alpha: MRKVVTTAHMPNDFTIENIGENKARISAWPFEIGFGITLAHPLHRLLRLSAIGYAATAIKIDGVSHEFDSKRGMVEDISLFIINIKNMRFKIKNEDSKREEVSFSFKGPREIKGSDLANNVIEVVNPDNYIATINEDTELDFTLIIEKGIGYVASEDLREKTDSSFIALDAFFTPVRNANYSIEKVLHEDNPDYEKIVFEITTDGQITPEDAFKNALDAMYQQMMVFNKIATTSPRLIGEETTEEIDLSPLLKSVKELGLSVRSNNGLEKAGIEFIGELALMSESDVNNLKNVGKKSVDEITTAMKEIGYPIGSNSVDAYKDKLIEKIKEIKG; this comes from the coding sequence ATGAGAAAAGTAGTTACAACAGCTCATATGCCAAATGATTTTACTATTGAAAATATCGGCGAAAATAAAGCACGCATTAGTGCTTGGCCTTTTGAAATTGGTTTTGGCATTACATTAGCACATCCACTGCACAGGCTTTTACGCCTTAGTGCAATTGGCTATGCAGCAACTGCTATTAAAATTGATGGAGTAAGCCATGAATTTGATAGCAAAAGAGGTATGGTAGAAGATATTTCTTTATTTATTATTAATATTAAAAATATGCGTTTTAAAATTAAAAACGAAGATAGTAAAAGAGAAGAAGTAAGCTTTAGCTTTAAAGGGCCAAGAGAAATTAAAGGTAGTGATTTAGCTAATAATGTAATTGAAGTTGTAAATCCTGATAACTACATTGCTACTATAAATGAAGACACTGAATTAGACTTCACATTAATTATTGAAAAAGGTATTGGCTATGTAGCAAGCGAAGATTTAAGAGAAAAAACTGATAGTAGTTTTATAGCTCTTGATGCGTTTTTTACACCAGTTAGAAATGCAAATTATTCAATAGAAAAGGTATTACACGAAGATAATCCTGATTATGAAAAAATTGTATTTGAAATAACAACTGATGGTCAAATTACACCTGAAGATGCGTTTAAAAATGCTTTAGATGCTATGTATCAACAAATGATGGTATTTAATAAAATTGCAACTACAAGTCCTAGATTAATAGGGGAAGAAACAACTGAAGAAATTGATTTATCTCCTTTATTAAAAAGCGTTAAGGAACTTGGTTTAAGCGTAAGAAGTAATAATGGTTTAGAAAAAGCTGGCATTGAATTTATAGGCGAATTAGCTTTAATGAGTGAAAGCGATGTAAATAATTTAAAAAATGTTGGTAAAAAATCAGTGGATGAAATTACTACTGCTATGAAAGAAATAGGCTATCCGATAGGTTCAAATTCTGTAGATGCTTATAAAGATAAACTTATTGAAAAAATAAAAGAAATTAAAGGATAA
- the rpmJ gene encoding 50S ribosomal protein L36, whose translation MKVRPSVKKMCDKCKVVMRKGVVRIICENPKHKQRQG comes from the coding sequence ATGAAAGTAAGACCATCTGTTAAGAAAATGTGCGACAAATGTAAAGTCGTTATGAGAAAAGGCGTTGTTCGTATTATTTGCGAAAATCCAAAACACAAACAAAGACAAGGATAA
- a CDS encoding cysteine permease, with the protein MNKITLPNNQTLENYILNKELFTLADISQNAYKFWKNIKYAQYPNSRIVFLDKNTIAKKYENLIPKCSNLSGLVLASAFCSMSNLAPSHLNPNNNSNLLNVIKLVEIAGIKFIDLNDFFTKLKIPLNSHIYIEKCCYFAPEPFEKKIKLTNTLCLGYY; encoded by the coding sequence ATGAATAAAATAACACTCCCAAATAATCAAACTTTAGAAAACTATATATTAAACAAAGAACTTTTTACCCTAGCTGATATTTCTCAAAATGCTTATAAATTTTGGAAAAATATAAAATACGCACAATATCCAAATTCTAGAATTGTATTTTTAGATAAAAATACAATAGCTAAAAAATATGAGAATTTAATCCCTAAATGCTCTAATTTAAGTGGATTAGTATTAGCTAGTGCATTTTGTTCTATGAGTAATCTAGCGCCATCACATTTAAATCCAAATAATAATTCAAATCTTTTAAATGTAATAAAATTAGTAGAGATTGCAGGAATAAAATTTATTGATTTAAATGATTTTTTTACAAAGTTAAAAATACCTTTAAATTCTCATATTTATATAGAAAAATGTTGTTATTTTGCACCCGAGCCTTTTGAGAAAAAAATCAAACTCACAAATACTTTATGTTTAGGATATTACTAA
- a CDS encoding transglutaminase domain-containing protein has translation MKRRTFLTLSSAVAANTLLSANETPLVNNTQATKDDSKEYIVSLKHNLSELGEVSKIWLPLPKSRSYQYLTSDIVNSGNYNEIYLSDFETNSLYASFSNVKAELITQFSIKTHDRITDFSKVNFNENEKLDESIAQYLKPSEHIFTSGIVKEYALKITKGIKGDLEKAKAIYDWVVLNFTRDESVIGCGIGDAKAILESKKLYGKCTDISSVFVALLRSINIPARECFGIRLGASRFYAAMGSKENITKAQHCRAEFYLKGYGWIPCDPADVAKVKLSLNLDNNDSGIQKLREFQFGNWEMCWCEFNTKRDFVLIPRPAQAPLNNFGYVYAEVDSNTIDYYSPNEFVYEYTSKQI, from the coding sequence ATGAAAAGAAGAACATTTTTAACTTTGTCGTCTGCAGTTGCAGCAAACACTTTACTAAGTGCGAATGAAACACCTTTAGTAAATAATACTCAAGCAACAAAAGACGATAGTAAAGAATACATTGTAAGCTTAAAACATAATTTAAGCGAATTAGGCGAAGTTAGCAAAATATGGCTTCCATTACCAAAATCACGCTCATATCAATACCTTACAAGTGATATTGTAAATAGTGGAAATTACAATGAAATTTATTTAAGTGATTTTGAAACTAATAGTTTATATGCAAGTTTTTCTAATGTAAAAGCTGAATTAATAACACAATTTAGCATTAAAACTCACGATAGAATTACTGATTTTTCTAAAGTTAATTTTAATGAAAACGAGAAATTAGACGAAAGTATCGCACAATATTTAAAACCAAGCGAACATATTTTTACTAGTGGAATAGTAAAAGAATATGCACTAAAAATTACAAAAGGTATAAAAGGCGATTTAGAAAAAGCAAAAGCTATTTATGATTGGGTAGTACTTAATTTTACTCGTGATGAGAGTGTAATTGGGTGTGGAATTGGTGATGCTAAGGCTATTTTAGAAAGTAAAAAACTTTATGGCAAATGCACTGATATTAGCTCTGTTTTTGTAGCACTTTTAAGAAGTATTAATATTCCTGCTAGAGAGTGCTTTGGAATTCGTTTAGGTGCGAGTAGATTTTATGCTGCAATGGGTAGTAAAGAAAATATAACAAAAGCTCAACATTGTAGGGCGGAGTTTTATCTAAAAGGCTATGGGTGGATTCCTTGCGATCCTGCTGATGTAGCTAAAGTTAAATTATCTTTAAACCTAGATAATAATGATAGTGGTATACAAAAATTAAGAGAATTTCAATTCGGTAATTGGGAAATGTGTTGGTGCGAGTTTAATACCAAAAGAGATTTCGTGCTAATTCCACGCCCAGCTCAAGCACCGCTTAATAATTTTGGCTATGTATATGCTGAAGTTGATTCAAATACTATTGATTATTATTCACCTAATGAATTTGTATATGAATACACTTCAAAACAAATATGA
- the rpsK gene encoding 30S ribosomal protein S11: protein MAKRKVVKKKVVKKNIAKGVVYISATFNNTMVTVTDEMGNAIAWSSAGGLGFKGSKKSTPFAAQQAVEDALNKAKEHGIKEVGIRVQGPGSGRETAVKSVGAVEGIKVTFLKDITPLAHNGCRPPKRRRV, encoded by the coding sequence ATGGCTAAGAGAAAAGTAGTTAAGAAAAAAGTAGTTAAAAAGAATATTGCTAAAGGTGTAGTATATATTAGTGCAACTTTTAACAATACAATGGTAACAGTTACAGATGAAATGGGAAATGCAATTGCATGGAGTAGTGCAGGTGGTTTAGGATTTAAAGGTTCTAAAAAATCAACTCCATTTGCTGCTCAACAAGCGGTTGAAGATGCTTTAAATAAAGCTAAAGAACACGGAATTAAAGAAGTTGGTATTCGTGTTCAAGGTCCTGGTAGCGGTAGAGAAACTGCTGTTAAGAGTGTTGGTGCAGTTGAAGGTATTAAAGTTACTTTCTTAAAAGATATTACACCATTAGCACATAATGGTTGCAGACCACCAAAACGCCGTCGTGTATAA
- the infA gene encoding translation initiation factor IF-1, whose amino-acid sequence MAKDDVIEIDGEVIEALPNATFKVELDNKHVILCHIAGKMRMHYIKIMPGDRVRVELTPYSLDKGRITYRHK is encoded by the coding sequence ATGGCTAAAGATGATGTAATAGAAATTGACGGCGAAGTTATTGAAGCTTTACCAAATGCAACTTTTAAAGTTGAGCTTGATAACAAACACGTAATTTTATGCCACATTGCGGGTAAAATGAGAATGCACTATATTAAAATTATGCCAGGAGATAGAGTAAGAGTTGAGCTAACTCCTTATAGTCTTGATAAAGGACGCATTACTTATAGACACAAATAA
- the rpsD gene encoding 30S ribosomal protein S4 yields the protein MARYTGPVEKIERRLGVSLAMKGERRLAGKSALDKRPYAPGQHGQRRGKISEYGLQLREKQKAKFMYGVSEKQFRKLFQEAARKDGNTGSILIQFLEQRLDNVVYRMGFATTRRFARQLVTHGHILVNGKRVDVPSYRVLPGAKIEVVEKSKNNPQIVRAVELTNQTGIVEWVDVEKDKKYGIFTRKPEREEVVIPVEERFIVELYSK from the coding sequence ATGGCAAGATATACTGGACCAGTAGAGAAAATTGAAAGAAGATTAGGCGTTAGCCTTGCAATGAAGGGTGAAAGAAGACTAGCTGGTAAGAGTGCTTTAGATAAAAGACCTTATGCACCAGGTCAGCATGGTCAAAGAAGAGGTAAAATTAGCGAATACGGCTTACAATTAAGAGAAAAGCAAAAAGCTAAATTTATGTATGGTGTAAGTGAAAAGCAATTTAGAAAATTATTCCAAGAAGCTGCTAGAAAAGATGGAAATACAGGTTCTATTTTAATTCAATTCTTAGAACAAAGACTTGATAATGTTGTTTATAGAATGGGTTTTGCTACAACTCGCCGTTTTGCAAGACAACTTGTAACTCACGGACATATTTTAGTAAATGGTAAAAGAGTAGATGTTCCAAGTTATAGAGTATTACCAGGCGCTAAAATTGAAGTTGTAGAAAAAAGCAAAAACAATCCTCAAATAGTAAGAGCAGTTGAGCTTACAAATCAAACAGGTATTGTTGAGTGGGTTGATGTTGAAAAAGATAAAAAATATGGAATTTTCACAAGAAAACCTGAGAGAGAAGAAGTTGTCATTCCTGTTGAGGAAAGATTCATAGTAGAGCTATACTCTAAGTAA